CCGCGCGCCGGCCGGGGGCGGCGCCGTCAGGCGTGCGCGGGTGGGCGAGGAAGGGTTGCTGTGTGGAAGGGCCGTTCGGCCCGGCCTTCCGGCCTGCGGGTCAGAGCAGGCCGTCGATGAGGAGCGGCTGGTCGGGGCGATCGATGCCCTGCAGCAGCTTCTGGGAGCTGTTGGTGCCGGTGGTCTTCTTCTTCTCCCAGGAGGCGTGCGGAACGGCGCTCTCGTTGAATTCCGCTGCGGTCTTGGGGGCCGTGTAGGAGGTGCTCGCATCGCCGGAAGCCGCTGCCGTGGTGGCCGGCTTCGGCGGGGGGGCGGCGGCATGGGCGCCGGGCGGGGGCTCCAGCGGACCCTTCACCCCGCACGCCGCGAGGGCGAGGGTGCCGCAGAGGGCCATAAGGGTCGCAAGGGATCGCATCTTCGTCCGTGCCATTGGCATCAATGTTGGCGACACTATAGCCCGCGCTGCGGCAAAGGCGAGCCCCCGGCGCAGCGGGGGCTTCCTCCGGCCGGCATCAGGC
The nucleotide sequence above comes from Xanthobacter flavus. Encoded proteins:
- the lptM gene encoding LPS translocon maturation chaperone LptM; amino-acid sequence: MRSLATLMALCGTLALAACGVKGPLEPPPGAHAAAPPPKPATTAAASGDASTSYTAPKTAAEFNESAVPHASWEKKKTTGTNSSQKLLQGIDRPDQPLLIDGLL